The Euphorbia lathyris chromosome 3, ddEupLath1.1, whole genome shotgun sequence genome contains a region encoding:
- the LOC136222474 gene encoding WUSCHEL-related homeobox 2, whose protein sequence is MESETPEMGSSSGAAGSVSQANPRWNPTKDQINILENMYKQGVRTPSADQIQQITARLKAFGDIEGKNVFYWFQNHKARQRQKQKQETFDSITRYLYKSNQPMFLPPSCPNGVYGTYYLPQGEIGLYPPYPKVLIPCAGIKRRHRSAGYEAVLPNNYYPNSNIEVGSRNRGRNRIQETLPLFPLHPTGDLEQEEKEVNVFSNNSAASESINGTPSSSSETAINGVHEASDHKPFFDFFSRQVPFESS, encoded by the exons ATGGAGAGTGAAACCCCAGAAATGGGTAGTTCTTCTGGTGCAGCAGGAAGTGTTAGTCAAGCGAACCCAAGGTGGAATCCGACAAAGGATCAGATAAACATACTTGAAAACATGTACAAGCAAGGTGTAAGAACACCAAGTGCTGATCAGATACAGCAAATTACTGCTAGACTCAAAGCTTTTGGTGATATTGAAGGGAAGAATGTTTTTTACTGGTTTCAAAATCATAAGGCTAGACAGAGACAGAAACAGAAACAAGAGACTTTCGATTCCATCACTCGTTATCTCTATAAGTCCAATCAGCCTATGTTTCTTCCACCTTCTTGTCCAAATG GTGTTTATGGCACATACTATCTACCACAAGGAGAAATAGGGTTATATCCACCGTATCCAAAGGTGTTAATACCTTGTGCAGGGATCAAGAGAAGGCACAGAagtgcaggatatgaagctgtTTTGCCTAATAATTACTATCCAAATAGCAACATAGAGGTTGGGAGTAGGAATAGAGGCAGGAATAGGATTCAAGAAACTTTGCCTCTATTTCCTTTGCATCCAACAGGGGATCTAGAGCAAGAAGAGAAAGAAGTGAATGTGTTTTCAAATAATTCTGCTGCTTCAGAATCTATTAATGGGACTCCTTCTAGCTCTTCTGAGACTGCTATAAATGGTGTTCATGAAGCTTCTGATCATAAACCCTTTTTTGATTTCTTCTCTAGGCAGGTCCCTTTTGAGAGTTCTTGA